Part of the bacterium genome, TTACCTGCACAAACAAAAGAAGATGTTCAGGCGACTCTCAGAGTTGTTAATAAAATTAATCCTGATTTTGTCAATTTTCTGCTTAATCTTCCATATCTAGGTCCGGAGGGTTCAAAAATCCTTATGTGGACACAAGAAACCAGTCTATCTCATTATTACAGGCATCTAAATCTTTTCTTTGATTCTAATCTGGAATTTCCGTTACATCAAAATATCGATGAACTGATAACGCTATTAAAACTTGCCTATAAAAAATTTTACTTCAGACCAGGCTTTTTTATTAAACAGTCTTTAACTTCACATTCCTATGATGTGTTTAAAAAGCGGATAAAGATTAGCCTTAAGGTAATGGTCAGTGAAATGGGGGATTCTCCTGAAAGTAGGAAGTAGGAGAGTAGGAGAGTAGGAAAGTAGGAAAGGGGGAGACATTGCCCCCAGAAGAGGAATACCGTGCACATCCTTTATCCCTTTCCTACTTACCTACTACCTACTTGCCTACTATTTTCATTGCTCTGTCCTCCGCAGGTTAATGTTTATTCCCCCAAATAACTGACGTATTACGCCTTAAGACATTAAAGATTTAATCTCATCAAATCTTCAGATAATAAAAATTCGCCTGAGTAGTGCTTTTTGCATTGAGCGGCTAAATCATAATCATCACATAAAGGATAAAAATGGGTCAGGACTAATTTTTTACAATTAGACTCACTGGCAATCTTAGCGGCAAAATAAGGTGTAAGATGTCCTTCAACCTTAATCTCATCAGGAAAGGCACATTCCAAAATTAATAAATCCGTGTTTTGAGCCAATTTAACTATCTGCGGACAATAATCTGTATCACCAGAGATAGTTACACTTTTGCCCTCTTTGGTCTGGAATCTGTAACCAACACTATTTTCACTGTGGATGATAGGCATTGTCTTTAATCGCCAATTATCAAATTCAATCTCATTATCACGCACTTCTGTAAGGAAGAGATTATAACTTTGTGGGGTAATCCAATCACCATATACTTTAAGTAGTCTATCATAGAAATCTTTAAACCCAACAGGTCCGATTACTTTCAGGTCATTTTCTCTTAATCGTACTGGATTTTTGTAGGCAAAAAGGAATGAGACAAAATCAATCGTATGGTCTGGATGAAGATGGGTGTAAAGTAGATAATCAATTTCTAAATAATCTAACTGTGCCTCTAATAATTTCCTTAGTGTTCCAGAACCACTATCAATGAGGATATTTTGATTTTCAATCTTTAAAAATATAGCCGGCGATGCCCGTTTTAAAGTAGGGATAGCCGTTCCTGAGCCAATAATGATTATTTCCATAAGTAAAATATACTATCGAGGCTTATTATCTAAACTTTGGCAAAAAATATAAGAGACGACAGGAAAAAACTTAAAATTTAAAACTAAAAATGCAAAACTCGTTTATAGTTTATAGTGTATAGTTTATAGTGTATAGTTTATAGTGTATAGTCCTTCCACTAACAACTATCAACTATAAACTATCAACGATTTTTAGTTTTAAGTTTTTCAAAGAAGTTTGCAAATTTGCCAAAGTTTAGTTATTATCTGCCCTCATCTG contains:
- a CDS encoding MBL fold metallo-hydrolase, with product MEIIIIGSGTAIPTLKRASPAIFLKIENQNILIDSGSGTLRKLLEAQLDYLEIDYLLYTHLHPDHTIDFVSFLFAYKNPVRLRENDLKVIGPVGFKDFYDRLLKVYGDWITPQSYNLFLTEVRDNEIEFDNWRLKTMPIIHSENSVGYRFQTKEGKSVTISGDTDYCPQIVKLAQNTDLLILECAFPDEIKVEGHLTPYFAAKIASESNCKKLVLTHFYPLCDDYDLAAQCKKHYSGEFLLSEDLMRLNL